AGGACCTCCAGGGAGGTTCCTTCACGTCCTTGCGGAACTGCTGGCGCACCACCTCAAGAGCCTTTTCAAAACCCCTGTCAAGGTACACGGCACCCAACAAGGCCTCGTAAGCATCAGCCAGCAGTGAATCCTTTTCCCTGCCTCTGCTGCGAAGCTCTCCTTTGCCTAGCCTCAGATGAGCCCCTAGGTGCATGCGTCGGGCCTTGCGGGCCAGAGATCTCTCGTTAACCAGGGCCGCCCTCCACCTGGATAGCACACCTTCGGGCTCTGCAGGGTGTGTTTCCATGAGCATGTGGCTGACGGCCAGGCCCAGCACCACATCCCCTAGAAACTCTAGTCTTTCATTGCTCTCCAGGCCATCTTTGGGATGTTCGTTCACATAAGAGCGGTGTGTGAGGGCGGTCTCCAGAAGACTTGGATCCCGAAACTCACATCCCAAGATGGTTTCGATCTGTCTGCAAGGTGGAAGCTCCTGCCTGTCCATGGCCTCAATGCCAAATTACCCGCAATACCTTTGGGAATTCAATTCTTCCCTGGGCTTTCTAATGGGCCTTTCCAAGCATCGAGCATGCCGAGGATATCTTCTTGGCGTTGCCCCAAGCTCTACCACACAATCAGGAGATGATCCCTTGGGATTCTGTGTCTAGATGCTGCTTGGCGCCCAAGAGCCTCTGGGCAGCCTCGACTGTGGCCCCTCAGATTTTCTATTATACCCCGGC
Above is a genomic segment from bacterium containing:
- the rnc gene encoding ribonuclease III; translation: MDRQELPPCRQIETILGCEFRDPSLLETALTHRSYVNEHPKDGLESNERLEFLGDVVLGLAVSHMLMETHPAEPEGVLSRWRAALVNERSLARKARRMHLGAHLRLGKGELRSRGREKDSLLADAYEALLGAVYLDRGFEKALEVVRQQFRKDVKEPPWRSLQEDFKSRLQEYTQSFLRVTPRYVLVAEQGPDHEKLFHVRVEVGPELYGLGKGKSKKEAEQQAAKQLLEKLLADPHSQAQK